A region from the Panicum hallii strain FIL2 chromosome 1, PHallii_v3.1, whole genome shotgun sequence genome encodes:
- the LOC112878622 gene encoding uncharacterized protein LOC112878622 yields MKEPTCSVRLIKGPPGTGKTKTISALLWSMLIKNHRTVTCAPTNTAVVEVASRVLSLIEESSGGGSKMCFFSDVVLFGNEGRMGADGDLNRIFMESRIRRLRQCLMPGSGWTHCLSSMLSLLEHPLVKYERYTAGIEDDISELILEEKEVRHDLVTRMKNENVQTSSRKEKIMELQKKLQEVQKSIQEIEKNKMSFKTHFQSNYKSLEKDLKSCVGIFCDDLPRTATSGENFRCMAEVPPLLNAFAELVQSESDERLRTLFESDEDGTDRSLFRNFLSHVHDGVSFELKQARTSCLLKLKHLSAHFDLPELFDSRTIEEFLLQRAKSVLCTASSSYRLHYQQKAQPFEVLVVDEAAQLKECESLIPLQLPGVRHAILIGDERQLPALVKSKVCDDAGFGRSLFERLTSLGQPKHLLDVQYRMHPWISKFPVVSFYGGTIADGPNVLNRDYERRYLTGPMYGSYSFINIDGGNESTGKHDRSLINPVEAAAVARIVQKLFKESVDTRREVRVGVVSPYKGQVRAIQEKLAGAYATHDGFSVKVRSVDGFQGAEEDVIIFSAVRSNTAGKIGFLADINRTNVALTRAKHCLWILGDAKTLASGKTIWRQIVADAKDRGRFFEAKDDKDLSDAVIKAAIDLDEVESLLKFDGLRIGRGGGSRSGVRW; encoded by the exons ATGAAGGAACCGACGTGCTCCGTGCGCCTGATCAAGGGCCCTCCTGGGACGGGGAAGACGAAGACCATCAGCGCTCTCCTGTGGTCCATGCTGATCAAGAACCACAGGACGGTGACCTGCGCCCCGACGAACACCGCGGTGGTGGAGGTGGCTTCTCGAGTCCTCAGTCTCATCGAGGAGTCCTCCGGGGGAGGTAGCAAGATGTGCTTCTTCAGTGATGTCGTGCTCTTCGGCAACGAGGGCAGGATGGGCGCGGACGGGGACCTAAATAGGATTTTCATGGAGTCCCGTATTCGCCGCCTGCGTCAGTGCTTGATGCCAGGGTCAGGGTGGACACACTGTCTGAGTTCAATGCTAAGTCTTCTTGAGCATCCTTTGGTTAAGTATGAAAGGTATACTGCAGGCATCGAAGATGACATAAGTGAATTGATCTTAGAAGAAAAGGAGGTAAGGCATGATCTTGTCACTAGGATGAAGAACGAGAATGTGCAAACTTCATCCAGAAAGGAAAAAATCATGGAATTACAGAAAAAGCTACAGGAAGTACAGAAAAGTATACAGGAAATTGAGAAAAATAAAATGTCGTTCAAGACCCACTTTCAGAGTAACTACAAAAGTCTGGAGAAAGATTTGAAGAGCTGTGTGGGGATTTTCTGCGATGATCTTCCCAGAACTGCAACCTCTGGAGAAAATTTTCGCTGCATGGCTGAGGTTCCGCCCTTGCTCAATGCGTTTGCAGAGCTTGTGCAATCTGAATCTGATGAACGCCTGCGAACCCTGTTTGAAAGTGACGAAGATGGAACAGACCGTTCTTTGTTCCGGAATTTTTTGAGCCATGTGCACGACGGTGTGAGTTTTGAGCTGAAGCAGGCAAGGACTTCGTGTCTTCTGAAGCTAAAACACCTGTCTGCTCACTTTGATCTGCCAGAATTATTCGACAGCCGAACCATCGaagaattcttgcttcagaggGCAAAGAGCGTGCTCTGCACAGCATCGAGCTCTTACCGTCTGCACTACCAGCAGAAGGCCCAGCCATTCGAGGTCCTCGTTGTGGACGAGGCAGCGCAGCTTAAGGAGTGCGAGTCGCTGATACCTCTGCAGCTCCCTGGCGTCCGTCACGCCATTCTCATCGGTGATGAGCGTCAGCTTCCGGCACTAGTGAAAAGCAAG GTTTGTGACGATGCAGGATTTGGAAGAAGCCTGTTCGAGAGGCTGACATCCCTGGGGCAGCCCAAGCACCTCCTCGACGTGCAGTACAGAATGCACCCGTGGATTAGCAAGTTCCCCGTCGTGAGCTTCTACGGCGGCACGATAGCCGACGGCCCGAACGTCCTGAACAGAGACTACGAGAGGAGGTACCTGACCGGCCCCATGTACGGCTCCTACTCCTTCATCAACATCGACGGCGGCAACGAGAGCACCGGCAAGCACGACCGCAGCCTGATCAACCCcgtcgaggcggcggcggttgccCGGATCGTGCAGAAGCTGTTCAAAG AGTCGGTTGACACGAGGAGGGAGGTCCGCGTGGGCGTGGTGTCGCCGTACAAGGGCCAGGTGCGCGCCATCCAGGAGAAGCTCGCCGGGGCGTACGCGACGCACGACGGGTTCTCGGTGAAGGTGCGGTCCGTGGACGGGTTCCAGGGCGCCGAGGAGGACGTGATCATCTTCTCCGCCGTCCGGAGCAACACCGCCGGCAAGATCGGCTTCCTCGCCGACATCAACCGCACCAACGTCGCGCTGACCCGGGCCAA GCATTGCCTGTGGATCCTGGGCGACGCGAAGACGCTGGCGAGCGGCAAGACCATCTGGCGGCAGATCGTGGCCGACGCCAAGGACCGGGGCCGCTTCTTCGAAGCCAAGGACGACAAGGACCTCTCCGACGCCGTAATCAAGGCCGCCATCGACCTGGACGAAGTGGAGTCTCTGCTGAAGTTCGATGGCCTGCGTATCGGTCGCGGTGGCGGGTCGCGGTCAGGGGTCCGATGGTGA
- the LOC112892492 gene encoding uncharacterized protein LOC112892492, with the protein MDRAPPRGSPRDAVGQRWLAVFAFQAVLSAAASALHLALSPRGRRHPLLGVPAGLLLALHPLLACAATGLLALALLLTASPRPRPPPLQRRALATALLAAAGALSVGAAAAILPEDARWAAVAGLGFRGAVLGAVFAAHYFGRGRWLLQFPVVQRPLFYGLKMGLLPSGKRALKVSLQAFCLSFVLILLLPQQFRIGGSIGSQILTQISIFIVTAGVSFCLEISHHFVQVVHTRRCSFAPPQSTAAAETNPTEFILETLEQSDPRSLIQYLAYQDLCMVSECNLEPWRRGAFFEESGETYKRIVTACLKPLEEFTSIIAKALEEYSPDSLSQQSILFSAFDDSQICTWCARTLSGLTARSRQEDRYGVAQLTGCNAAVMTTLLSALLVIEACLGKKTNPQPALGPENIKWANFSTGRKGTAIAIASTQKGGLHKKVYAMADVLRTSVYQIVSAFIDDLRANAKPASLEKNWISEGRKPVYGSQAVLVQKLSLFIEYRAV; encoded by the exons atggaCCGGGCCCCGCCGCGCGGCTCGCCCCGCGACGCCGTGGGCCAGCGGTGGCTCGCCGTCTTCGCCTTCCAGGCCGTCCTctcggccgccgcctcggcgctcCACCTCGCGTTGtccccgcgcggccgccgccacccgctcCTCGGCGTCCCTGccggcctcctcctcgcgctccaCCCGCTCCTCGCCTGCGCCGCCACGGGGCTCCTCGCGCTGGCGCTCCTCCTCACCGCgtccccgcgcccgcgcccgcccccgctGCAGCGGCGCGCGCTCGCGACCGCCCTCCTCGCCGCGGCCGGCGCGCTCTCCgtgggcgccgccgcggcgattCTCCCCGAGGACGCCCGGTGGGCGGCGGTCGCTGGGCTCGGGTTCCGCGGGGCTGTGCTGGGTGCCGTCTTCGCCGCGCACTACTTCGGCCGTGGGAGGTGGTTGCTCCAGTTCCCCGTCGTGCAG CGACCTCTATTCTATGGATTGAAGATGGGGCTTCTGCCATCTGGAAAAAGGGCCCTGAAAGTGTCACTTCAGGCCTTCTGCCTTTCCTTTGTTCTGATTTTACTACTTCCTCAGCAATTCAGAATCGGAGGCTCTATTGGAAGCCAAATACTCACTCAGATCAGCATTTTTATAGTCACAGCTGGGGTTTCCTTCTGTTTGGAAATAAGCCATCATTTTGTCCAG GTTGTACATACAAGGAGGTGCAGTTTTGCTCCACCTCAGAGCACTGCCGCTGCAGAGACTAATCCCACGGAATTTATCCTGGAAACATTGGAACAAAGTGATCCAAGATCATTAATACAATATCTTGCTTACCAAGATTTGTGTATGGTATCTGAGTGTAACTTGGAACCTTGGCGCCGAGGTGCCTTCTTTGAGGAATCTGGTGAAACTTATAAAAGAATTGTGACAGCTTGTTTGAAGCCACTTGAGGAGTTTACTTCAATAATTGCTAAAGCCCTTGAAGAGTATTCGCCAGATTCATTGTCACAACAGTCCATACTCTTCAGTGCATTTGATGATTCTCAG ATATGCACATGGTGTGCTCGGACATTGTCAGGATTGACTGCACGCTCACGCCAGGAGGACCGCTATGGAGTTGCTCAACTCACTGGCTGCAATGCTGCCGTGATGACCACATTACTGTCTGCTCTATTGGTAATTGAGGCATGTTTAGGAAAGAAAACGAACCCACAGCCCGCACTGGGTCCTGAAAACATTAAGTGGGCTAACTTCTCCACAGGACGAAAAGGAACTGCAATTGCAATTGCAAGCACGCAAAAAGGTGGTTTGCACAAGAAAGTTTATGCTATGGCTGATGTTCTTCGAACTTCAGTTTATCAGATAGTTTCAGCATTCATTGATGACCTGCGAGCAAATGCAAAACCAGCAAGTTTGGAGAAGAATTGGATCAGTGAAGGGAGGAAGCCAGTATATGGTTCGCAAGCAGTGTTGGTTCAGAAGTTGAGTTTATTTATTGAGTACCGTGCTGTCTGA
- the LOC112892503 gene encoding uncharacterized protein LOC112892503, which produces MEAYFLFRGGRPEAAACEEQEEDIGSPSTSSGVSSSGFSSELDDDASSSSSGSGSGRFEMSGLMTQLPFKRGLSRFFDGRSQSFASLAAVGSLEDLAKPPRKRLKPSRSCGGGLDAHRGRLLSPRGHCAKPAAAAAAGARKAAVRTGALAVLAAAAPRRPPLAAAPRPEGVAGNVLVVS; this is translated from the coding sequence ATGGAGGCGTACTTCCTCTTCCGCGGCGGGAGGCCGGAGGCCGCCGCGTgcgaggagcaggaggaggacATCGGATCGCCGTCCACGTCGTCGGGGGTGTCGTCCTCGGGGTTCTCGTCGGAGCTCGACGACGACGCCTCGAGCTCCTCCTCGGGCTCTGGGTCGGGCCGCTTCGAGATGTCCGGCCTCATGACGCAGCTCCCCTTCAAGCGGGGCCTGTCCAGGTTCTTCGACGGCAGGTCGCAGTCCTTCGCCTCGCTCGCCGCCGTGGGGTCGCTGGAGGACCTCGCCAAGCCGCCCCGGAAGCGCCTCAAGCCGTCCCGGAGCTGCGGAGGGGGACTCGACGCGCACCGCGGGCGGCTCCTCTCGCCGCGCGGGCATTGCGccaagcccgccgccgccgcagcggccGGCGCCAGGAAGGCGGCTGTGAGGACCGGCGCGCTCGCGGTGctcgcggccgccgcgccgagaAGGCCGCCGCTGGCCGCGGCGCCCAGACCCGAGGGCGTGGCCGGCAACGTTCTGGTCGTTAGTTGA
- the LOC112889557 gene encoding histone H4 has protein sequence MSGRGKGGKGLGKGGAKRHRKVLRDNIQGITKPAIRRLARRGGVKRISGLIYEETRGVLKIFLENVIRDAVTYTEHARRKTVTAMDVVYALKRQGRTLYGFGG, from the coding sequence ATGTCTGGGCGCGGCAAGGGCGGCAAGGGGCTGGGCAAGGGCGGCGCCAAGCGCCACCGCAAGGTGCTCCGCGACAACATCCAGGGCATCACCAAGCCGGCGATCCGGAGGctggcgaggaggggcggcgtgaAGCGCATCTCCGGGCTCATCTACGAGGAGACCCGCGGCGTGCTCAAGATCTTCCTCGAGAACGTCATCCGCGACGCCGTCACCTACACGGAGCACGCCCGCCGCAAGACCGTCACCGCCATGGACGTCGTCTACGCGCTCAAGCGCCAGGGCCGCACCCTCTACGGATTCGGCGGCTGA
- the LOC112889545 gene encoding uncharacterized protein LOC112889545 — protein sequence MNEHVLYVPRAHESPPDRKLHGPENTLAASPTVSPRRRAAKNPQALCFQGHSPSRAACSWSAEISDRNNLMAGAGAERKVAAVLYHYPCPDGAFAALAAHLYFSAAARPVRFFPNTVYDPIRSDSLPLDEIEDVYLLDFVGPPGFVEDIAPKAERVTILDHHKTAFESLCGNSTLGQNVTKVIDMQRSGATIAFDFFRNKLLTEASILWGSESDKDVAEIKYVPDNKVETVHKLFKFIEDGDLWRWKLPNSKAFSSGLKDLDIEFNVNANSKLFDQLLELDPEHVISRGQVTLLEKQRLIDDCLGKSYEISLGCGQFGNCLAVDADAISNLRSELGHQLASKSRNLNLRGIGAVVYKVPELHNDQMLKISLRSLEQEDTTSISQEYGGGGHRNASSFMLSITEFDRWKVGAEPSQTEGA from the exons ATGAACGAACACGTGCTCTACGTGCCGCGAGCCCACGAGAGCCCGCCGGACCGCAAACTCCACGGCCCCGAAAACACACTAGCGGCGAGCCCAACCGTgtccccccgccgccgcgcagcCAAGAACCCGCAGGCTCTGTGTTTTCAAGGCCACTCTCCGAGCCGTGCGGCATGCTCGTGGTCCGCTGAGATATCCGATCGCAATAATCTcatggccggcgccggcgccgagcGGAAGGTCGCGGCGGTGCTCTACCACTACCCGTGCCCGGACGGCGCGttcgccgcgctcgccgcccaCCTCTacttctccgccgccgcccgccccgtccGCTTCTTCCCCAACACCGTCTACGACCCCATCAG GAGTGATTCACTTCCATTGGATGAAATAGAAGATGTTTACCTCCTTGATTTCGTGGGACCTCCTGGTTTTGTCGAAGATATAGCCCCTAAGGCTGAAAG AGTAACAATTCTAGACCATCATAAGACTGCTTTTGAGAGTTTGTGTGGGAATTCCACACTTGGGCAAAATGTGACCAAGGTGATAGACATGCAGCGTAGTGGAGCAACAATTGCATTTGACTTCTTTAGAAACAAGCTCTTGACGGAAGCTAGCATCTTATGGGGTAGTGAAAGTGATAAAGATGTAGCTGAGATCAAATACGTACCGGACAACAAGGTTGAAACAGTGCACAAGCTTTTCAAGTTTATTGAAGATGGGGATTTGTGGAGATGGAAACTTCCAAATAGCAAGGCCTTCAGCAGTGGACTAAAAGATCTGGATATTGAATTCAACGTCAATGCAAACAGTAAATTGTTTGATCAG TTGTTGGAGTTGGATCCTGAGCATGTCATTTCCCGTGGACAAGTGACATTGTTAGAGAAGCAAAGATTAATAGACGATTGCCTAGGGAAGTCCTATGAAATTTCACTGGGATGTGGCCAGTTTGGGAATTGTCTG GCTGTTGATGCTGATGCCATTTCAAATTTGAGAAGTGAACTTGGACATCAGCTAGCTAGCAAAAGCCGTAATTTGAATCTGAg AGGCATTGGGGCTGTTGTATACAAAGTCCCTGAGTTGCATAATGACCAGATGCTGAAAATAAGTCTAAGAAGTTTAGAACAAGAGGACACCACTTCAATCTCTCAG GAATATGGTGGTGGGGGACATCGGAATGCAAGCTCGTTTATGTTGAGCATTACAGAGTTTGACCGGTGGAAGGTTGGAGCTGAACCTTCTCAAACAGAAGGTGCTTAA